CCATTCGTTCCTCTTCTGATCCCTCAACGATATGCCGAGCATTGCACGCTCCATCGCTCTTTGGGCTACACGCAGCTTTTCGGCCGATTTCTGTGTTAAAGTCGCTGTCTTCATCCCGTAGGTAAATACTGGCAGGACACATTGATCAAAGACTCTAGTCTTAAGGTGTTGCGGAATTTTCTTTGAGCGGAGTATTGCTTTGTTCGCACCGAAGGCAGACCATGCTTGTGCAATTCTTCTGTCGATCTCTGCTGTTTGGTTCTTATAGCCAAGAGATATTTTATGGCCCAAGTACACATAATCATCAACAACCTCCACAGGCATGTCACATCTACGAGAGTCAGGTATGTTCGTCATGATCTTCGTCTTTCCGACATTCATTTTCAATCCTATGCGTGATGATTCTTTACGCAGATCTTCCAACATTTTAAGCATATCATCAACGCTGTCGGATATCAGGACtatgtcatcagcgaacctTAAGTTACTCAACCTTTCTCCGTCTATGTTGATACCTTTATCACTCCAGTCTAGTTccttaaaaacattttctagTGCAGCGGTAAATAATTTCGGAGATAAAGTATCGCCCTGCCGTACGCCACGTCCTAATGGAAATGTTTTCGTTAACTTGTGGAGCCTGATACAAGAAAATCCGCAAACTACCCAACGACGATCCTATGACATGGCGAGTTAGTGCCGCCATTAAATAAGCACTTAGCCCTGGCAGTGGGAAGCAGCCTGCCAGCCTATCTTCGAGCGGATTTCGGCTAACGGGATTTACGGTCAGGATAGAGATTACCTGCGAGCGCGAACACATATTGTTCTCACCGGTTGCAGTACTGCGATCACCAACTCGTCGTGGCTGGCGCGGTGATTATTGCTAAAACCCCTCCAAGTAAGAATGTCAAAGTAAGGGCGAGCCTCAGCTACTTACCGGGTCACAGGTGGCGGATAGTGACACGTCCTATAGTAGGTAGGATAGCTGCGAATATAGGGAAACCTTAATAAGCAGTCCCGGACCGAGGCGGTAGGGTTATCAGGGAGCGGCGGGATGTTGAGTGGCATCGGCATCTCCAAGAAAATCCGCAAACTACCCAACGACGATCCTATGACATGGCGAGTTAGTGCCGCCATTAAATAAGCACTTAGCCCTGGCAGTGGGAAGCAGCCTGCCAGCCTATCTTCGAGCGGATTTCGGCTAACGGGATTTACGGTCAGGATAGAGATTACCTGCGAGCGCGAACACATATTGTTCTCACCGGTTGCAGTACTGCGATCACCAACTCGTCGTGGCTGGCGCGGTGATTATTGCTAAAACCCCTCCAAGTAAGAATGTCAAAGAAATCAAAAAATCGACCCCGAGTTCCCAGCGCTCCGTCACTCCTTGGTTCGAGCAGTGGCCAGGTGAGATGGGGCAGGGGTGCGAAAAGGAATCCCTGGGAGTTGACTAACTGCCGTAAACAACGACTACTTATTGCCACTTATAACATCCGAACAATGTCATCAGAAGAACATCTACTGGAATTAGAAACTGAACTACTCACTATAAAATGGGATATTCTTGGACTATGTGAAATACGCAGGTCCGGTGAAGCAGTGACTATCTTACCATCGGGGCATATGTTGTACCACAAAGAAGGCGAAAAAGAAGGGCAGCACGGAATAGGcttcttaattaaaaaagaCCTAAAACATCGTATATTAGAAATTGGTTGTATATCCAGTAGAGTAGCTTATATGAAACTTAAGCTGTCAAGACAGTACACATTAGCAGTCATACAAGTATACGCACCAACCAAGAGTGATAAGTACACTGATGAGGATGTCGAAAAGTTTTATGAGGATATAACATCTGCTATGAAATTATGTGGTTCTCCGTTTAACATTGTAATGGGAGACTTTAATGCCCGTATAGGCGCGATAGAATCGGACCACGAGACGTGTATCGGAAAATTCGGCTTGGGTTCTAGGAATGACAGAGGTGTAACTTTAGTCCAATACCTTCAACAATCAAAATTGTATGGCATGAATACGTTCTTTGACAAGAAGCCGCAACGAAAATGGACTTGGAAGCATCCAGATGGAATTCACAAAAGCGAATACGATTACATCCTTAGCAACAGGAAGGATATAGTAAGGGATGTGACAGTGCTAAACAAGTTTGCAACTGGAAGTGATCATCGGTTAGTGCGTGCGGAAATAGAAATTAACATCAGCAAAGAAAGGAGAAATTTAGTCACAAAGTCCGCAACACCACGAGATGCTACTGTCGAAATCCTTAGAACGAATGCTTTAAAGTATCAAGAGGTAGTAGACGAAGCACTTCCTGATCTCTCTGAACTGGGGAACATGGACATAGATTCCTTGAACGAGCATATTAAATATAGCTTGACATCAGCACTAGAGGCAATAATCCCAGCCAACGTCAACTTCAGTTCACAGAAGTTAAGCCAGCAAACACTAGACCTAATGGAAAAACGGCGGCTATTACGAGAAGGGAATAAAAGTGATGACATGTCATATCGAGACCTACAGAGAGAGATACGAGAAAACATTAAGCTGGACCTACAAAACTATAATGAACATCTTATAATTAAAGCCTTGGAGTTAAATTCAAGTAAGAAAGTACTGCAGACTAAATTAAGTACAGGCAGGAAAGAAATATTTCAGCTCTATGACCAGCAGAATGTACTAGTATCTAATAGAGAGGAATTGCTTGAAGTAGCGAGATCATTCTATGCATGCTTGTATGAAAGTAAAGTACTGGACCCACACAAAACTCCACAACATAGGCCACACCGTCCACCTATTTGTAATGTAGGATCAGAGGATATTCCGGATATTGCGACGATTGAGGTCAGACATGCGCTGAGTCTAATCAAGAACAGAAAAGCACCTGGTCAGGACAGGGTTCTGCCGGAAATGCTCAAACTCAGCACAGACAAGCTTTGGCAGGCTCTAGCTGTTTTGTTTACTAAATGCTTAATGGAAGGCCGAATACCGCAGGACTGGAATAACGCTATAATTACACTACTTCACAAAAAAGGTGATATTCGTAAATTGGACAACTATAGACCCATCAGCCTCTTGTCGCATATTTACAAGCTGTTTACAAGAGTTATTGCTAACCGGCTGTCCAGGAAACTTGATAACTATCAACCACGAGAACAAGCTGGGTTTCGTACGGGATACGGGACAAATGACCATTTGCAAACGCTGAAAACGCTCCTCGAAAAATGTCACGAGTAtcagaaaaaagtaattttaactttCGTAGACTACGAGAAGGCGTTTGACTCTGTGGAATTTTGGGCGGTGGAAAAGGCTCTTGCTGACTGCAGAATTGATGAGAGATATATACGCGTAATCAAATATATGCAGACTCATGGCACATCctgtaccaactaaagcatgtcagactaaactaaattttgacgtgtcgggggaccgcttttaccttcaaaaatacttacataaatcaaatgatacctagctaattacaacattcgtataaaacaaaattatatacacagttaacagtagtatatacttaattacttctaacgttaggctaataaattagagcggtcccccgacacgacaaaatttagtttagtctgacatgctttagttggtacttacgtagtgttaaaagttattttttgctttttatagaggttagcgtttttaaccttttgtcatactaattgcgtactttttttgggtcgggggtttttttaaatttataattttggaaattgtagcggGTATCATTAGTAATGACAACTTTTCAagtgagatgtgtccaagaagtgacgaaagtgaaattatttagctgattatttaataatcttatagaattatgctatcgttttgtttgtttttaaaagtttttaagtatatctttatgctaccataagttgatttcgtttcaatacttgtttgttttatttttaattaattatattttgtgacgttcaggaatactatgcatcatacgctgacagaaaaactttaatatttcttaaaatcatcttataattttaatttaaaatgcagatttagctagttaacaatatattctttaatattagagtaaatataatagaattcacgaaataaaaaaaaaatatttcctgtgcgtcacagggtattcttttctgaaaaacaccctttatctttttctgtcattcaataatgaatcattttttctgcaaatgacataggtgatcttcacactgccccgcatcatgctgcatcttgcgtgtcgacgcacctacgcgcgttcctgcgggagtgcagatctgcatcatcgtgcgggttttttacgcactcacgcgcgtaggtgcgttttgtagattcacgcacggcggcttccattttcaaacacacacgtcacgcccattcaaaatcacgcgcggcactgcgggattcggtgtgccataccttgcgtctcgccccgcacctacgcgcggaggtgcatgtttctccgcgtgtatgcgcgtgatccgcatgaacgcgcgtggatgcattttcagtgtgttggactgtgcgtgttttccatacaaacggagctacttacaaacaacggaagaacacgcatccacgcgctacgctgcatcatgcggggcagtgtgagaatcgccttacgattgcaatatgattgtagagcagtggttcccaaacttgttttgtctactgcccactttgagattaaatattttttagcgcccccatattttagggttccgtacccaaagggttaaacgggaccctattgttttcgctcctctgtccgtcgtcaccaggctgtatctcatgaaccgtgatagttagagttgaaattttcacagatgatgtatttctgttgccgctataacaacaaatactgaaaactagaataaaataaatattttggggggctcccatacatcaaacgtgatttttttgctcatttttgctctgttacggaacccttcgcgagttcgactcgcacttggccggttttttacctatttaaaacCCTATAACTTCTTCGCAAGTGTGTCTGTTAccattttatttgattgtttgtgtctactttaattGCGAAGCGGGGCGACCGATTAACATTAAcatgattttcattttttctatacctattcaataaaatagaaatagaacCGAGTTTGAgcaattttttaattcatatttgttgatgttcacaagttgtTGTTGAGAGTCGAGAACTCATGCagtcgttgtctaagaggcctagctaaataaaattacaaatgaccccccaggcctctacacaacaacgcccccattttctttctgggtctcttaccgccccccttgagacctgcagcgcccacaagggggcgttatcgcccactggGAAAGacagagcaaactaccgtatagaccgaaatcaccaaaatagcagaccaatcgaatgtcgtaggaatacgattggtcttatattagtagcagaatgcccgatatggtttttttttttttaataatgtcgagacaccttttcacacacggtctgttattaattaacttgtgttatgggtgctaacacaactgatacactacatatagctacatatacagggttactggtaagtagaccgcatcctttcaggaggtgatagtataggtcaatacggacaaatttgaccctgggatacactgggcaaaagttaacccgtttcaagataatcgaatttcaagatcagtcgtctaggtacacgtataacttttcattattagttaaaagtctcatttttgtggatttttgtttgtttttggatagaagatgaatcatttcataataacaaaccataaaactgtacaaatctcagaggaaattatagcgaacagaaattacttttttagtagatattttctcaaaaatattacttttcatttttttgtgcagaatacttaaaaaacatctacatttatatggctatccaaaaagccacaaaacacacaaaaatccgcaaaaacgagacttttaactagtaataaaaatgtatacgtgtacctagacgactgatcttgaaattcgattatcttgaaacgggttaacttttgcccagtgtatcccagggtcaaatttgtccgtattgacctatactatcacctcctgaaaggatgcggtctacttaccagtaaccctgtatacatatttataaatacatattgtaacacccagaccacggccaacaagcatgctcatcacacaaatgtcaaccgaaccgggaatcgaaaccGGGActtcaggttcggcagtccgcaTGGTGatcattgcgccatcgaggtcgtcaaaaaaaCTGCTattgttaaaactgctattgtgatCATATTGCGactcaatttctattcgattttgacattactaacttaggagaatcgggccctagTCTTACCAAAAGGTATCGGTTGCCCGGGTGGTGGATTTTGACACGTGTGTTTACGTGCAAAATGTAAGTAATATTAcggggaaaaataaataaaaacaatttgttctaaaacagtattttattgcTAACCACCACACTGTATCCTTACACAACAATATTTCACGAATACACCAGAATGGATCGAGCGAGTGTCCCACATCCCAGCGAGAGATGTTGAAGCCAGTGAAGCGATATTTGCGTGAGTTCCCGCCGAAACACAGAACACTCAGTCGGGAATGTCGGCTCTGTACGTACAAACTATTGCAAATATACGTTGAAACGGTTATACAATAAATATGTGATCAGATTCGTTCTATCGTTTTGTTGAGATCATTTTTTATGCCTGTCAAATTCAAATTTCCCGCCAAATAAGCTGTCAAAAAACATGATCGGATAAATGCCccaaaaattagtttttttttttacagttaaaattCGTTAATTATAATTCCTTTATTTTACCTAGCTATTAACTTGGATCATCTTTCCATATAATAAACGAATTTCactgcaaataaacaaaaactcaCTACAAAACCGTGTGTTATCTCAGCAAAACGACTCCGAATGTTTTTATTCAAGGGCGGCGGCACCAGAGATGATCTCAATGAGTTCCCTGGTGATGACGGCTTGACGGGTCCTGTTGAAGGTCAAGGTCAGTTTGTCGATCATCTCGCCGGCGTTCTTGGAGGCGTTGTCCATGGCCGTCATGCGGGAGGACTGCTCGGAGCAGGCGCCTTCCTTCAGAGCGTAGAACAACATGGAGGCGAGGGAGAACTCCATGTAAGATTGGATCACGTCGGCGTCCAGAGAATCGTAGGTCGCCAGTTTAGGCGAGCTCTGGAAATtgagaattgtttttttttttgtgaatctaTCGATTATACTCGATGGTTTATGAAGAAAAATTCAGAAGAATCTTCAATTTCGAGAAATGTTCTtcactatttttaaaacattatattcaaAAGCCGAGGCTACATTGTTACAAGTGAGTGATGTAAACTCTTGTACCAGAGCTAAAATAATACTCCATTCAAGTAAACTCCAGAATTGTTCCACACATAAATTATGATGTATGTATCCTGTCCTAATCTATGTTGTATTATTGTTTCTGGCCcgtttctttaaaaaacttattacttaattacttttaagacAATCTAGACAAATAATTCTTACCTCAACAGCCTTCTGGCTGAAGAGCGGCAGGTTGGACTGCTGGTAGGACACGACGGAGCGGAACTTGTTGTAGATGATCTTGCCGGAGCCGAACTCGTAGTCCGACGTCAAGATGGCGCCCGCGATCTTGCACGCGTCGTTAAAAGTAGGGGGGAGACGACCGATCTGTGGGGGGAATACAACGATAATGACTTTGTTTATCTGCAGTTTCACCAGCATTCCCCAGAGAATTCATTACTTTCTACACTTGGATaaaaattttgtatattttattttttctatatgaGCTATATTCCATTACTCTCtctctattaaataaaattaagcaaaattaaaaatttattaatttattattatttaaaatttattttttaaaaataatgaaataactcAAAACCCCCGACTTAACCCAATTATATAGGAATCTCCGTCGGGGGCTGCCATTAAACCAGCTAAAGGATTTCTAGTGTTGTGAATACAATTATTGAAGAATTGTAGATGTTTAACGATGACATAAAATACACTCAATTAATTGTTGAAATTTCATATAGAAAAGGCAGCCCCCGACGGTCATTAGTTATTGGTTAGGCAATAGCCTATTTATTCGATTGTTAGTTATGCACCTTTTTTCTTGCAACTTATAACTGACCTCATTGCACACACTGAGGATATGCTTGCCGTACAGACGCTGCAGGATGGCGCGGGACTTGTCTCCCACACAGATGACCTTGATGTTCTCAGCACCGGGCTCCGCCAGGCGGGTGCGGATCACCTTGGAGACACCCGTGTGGACAGCACCGCACAGACCTGGGGATCAATTAGTAGTTTTAGTAGTAATGTGGTGATTACATAAAGTTATTAGTCCCTTCAATGTTTTAATccatgcaaataaaatatttttctcatgtTGTGTAGcataatccaaaaaaaaaaaatggtaacattttgaaattgaaagtGTTCAAAGACACATATTGGTCCATTTAGTCAAACATACAGGTTATTAATAAAACCtgatgatagataatactagatttgagaaaaagaaagaagaaagctGCTAGCCAGCGCTTATTGGCTCTGGTACCACTCTGTAAGAATTACATTTGCCTCACGTTGCttttagggcatgcaatttcggtaaaacaaaaattaccggtaaaaattcggtaataaaaatatttttaccggtaaaccggtaaaacggtaatttttgtaatttttttaaaatgtgatattataacaataagattgggtagtcttaaagcaaaaactaaataaatatgcaaagtataaggtggtaaacgtttttttgtgtcgtgggccgtaacaaaaaacatgtcagtaccatccgtatgcgatgtcgccgacaaaatgcaagagaaacggctgcgatggtacggacattaaaaaggagtgacacctgaggacaccggcagtgtgaatgtgatactcaatctcaatattgGTGATGTCGaatggttgagtgtcgtaatgaatgacatgaaaatctgcgaactcgaagaggaagatgtctattcaggaggatagagcgaagtggaagaaggaagatacggaaagccgaccccgtcacaagacgggataaacgctaagaattaccgtaaaaaatatatttttcattgaagggaaagcccttttttatggtaaatcatcaaatgacagactctttctgtctaaaacccatgttttttagtaggcgttttatggaccagggtagcggtaactctttcgaacaatcccgcggccccggcaggccttggccctgctgggccccactgggtttgctgacatctccctgaagagcccgtggaacaacgcgcgccgctgacacgggtctgttgtctatgcagacggtggaacgatgagccactcgaactcaccgcccacagaccgacgcctacggtggccgggagtcgtctctcgacccttggcgcccgtggtgtcttcctggtccactacagcggctgggatgagaggtgctactcgcagtcgctccgccgtcttcttctcgagcatgactgcttcgcagaaggggcgacggcttcccattccgtctagctccggaccatggcttgaaccagggaaggacgcgaaaggtcgccgctgcctattgcctcgacgacaacacggcggtacccttcccaggccgtgcacacctggactgtgtgctccaccgtgtcctcagagcagtccgcatggtggtgaagtaaaagcccttgctcagtaaggtcaagagtaggtaaaataagcattagctacatttgtatctagtatgagctgacagctatgaggaaaaacagaataactgaataaatacaatttgtttagattttataaattaatggtgctcccacattgccgttataaaatgtttgtaaacattttataacaccaaaacatttactaacaaatgttaacaattgttgcactttgttagaaactgttacatgttataagtgctcctacattgatggaaaatgtttaaacattttataacatctagTATTGGCTCGCAGTTTGGTTTCGCCTTCTGAGGGCCGAGGACGTCTACACGGAAATGGAAGAAGATTTGCTCATTggaatagcttttattttttgtttaaaaaagaagaaaaagcgcTCTTATTGGATGCGTTAAACGCTAAAAGCTAAGCCACAGACTATCTCAAGGATTTGGGTATTGACGGTTGCTTAAAAGATTTTATAAGAATGAACAGTTCCGAATTTGAATATCTACAAAATTTGATTGGGACAAAAATAGGCAAACGAGACACTACATTTAGAAAATCTTTAAGTGTGACGGAAAGACTTGCGGTAACGTTAAGATTTTTGGCAACTCTAGCCCCCACCGCACCGCACCGCCTATCTCGCCATCActcttataaaatgtttactaacattactaaacattttctaacatgaaaatttatttgtgattaaatgtttgctaacaaatgtttactaacgttattaaacattttctaacggcaatgtgggagcaccatAAGATGAGAaaaaagatttgtatctaacctagagatagttaaggacacacaagtttacttttctaaaaagcagcaactataacactctcacaatacgtaatgtatgcaacattacattatattcaggctacataacaaagatttgacgttaaatgaacaattgctatattttatcagaaaaacgtaaaaaccggtaaattaccggtttcatattatttttaccggtaatttaaaacccgcaaaaatgggcgatttaccggtaaaaacgaaaccggttaaccggtattgcatgccctagttgcTTTAAATTATGTAACCAAGAGTACTAACGCCAATGAGCGCTGCTGACAGTTTGGCGCCGGCTACCAGCTTCCTTTCTCTACATGGCTTATGACTTACCCCTGTCGGAGGTCATGGCGATGTACAGCTCTTTTGGTTCATCCGCAGGCGGCGCAACCTGACACAGACAAGAATCGTGTTAACCTATTCATAATTAATAGGAGCCTCCAAAAGAATGGCAAAAAGTTGGATGTTTTAAGGCAAGGGAGATTTTTTGTGTGCATTGACACACACAATAGTTTCATCTAGTCTAATAACTAGCAAACAGTTAATTGAATGCGAACATTTTTAAAACCATCCCTGGAAATGCGACCTTTGTATGCAATTATACACATGCTAGCTGCAAAAATAATAGACACTTACACATTTTTTGTTCACAAACAATTTTAGAGGAATCACTCCCT
This genomic window from Helicoverpa zea isolate HzStark_Cry1AcR chromosome 24, ilHelZeax1.1, whole genome shotgun sequence contains:
- the LOC124642287 gene encoding ATP synthase subunit gamma, mitochondrial, whose amino-acid sequence is MLGRAAPGVCQVLAVANQQQNRNMATLKAISIRLKSVKNIQKITQSMKMVSAAKYTRAERELKAARPYGEGAVQFYERAEVAPPADEPKELYIAMTSDRGLCGAVHTGVSKVIRTRLAEPGAENIKVICVGDKSRAILQRLYGKHILSVCNEIGRLPPTFNDACKIAGAILTSDYEFGSGKIIYNKFRSVVSYQQSNLPLFSQKAVESSPKLATYDSLDADVIQSYMEFSLASMLFYALKEGACSEQSSRMTAMDNASKNAGEMIDKLTLTFNRTRQAVITRELIEIISGAAALE